A segment of the Methanocella sp. genome:
TATTCTTTAATGCCCGTGGAGCAGCAATCTTCAGGGGCGCAGTTGTGCTATAAGCAGAAGATATCACCATATGCGGCAGGGCCGGAGCGCCTAACCCCCCTAAAAAAACGTCAAAAGGCTCCGGCCCGGTCGATATAGCCCTAAACGTTTAAAGATTGTGTCAACCCCCATGCCCAACGGGAGATGCGAGGAATGTAATGGTTTTAACCTCCCATGCCCTCGCACTCATCCCTTTTTTCGCTTATCATGCTCCGGGAAGCGCTCTTCGCTGCCCACAAAATTTAAATGTGAGCAGTGCCATGTATGAAGAGCGGGCCTGTGGTCTAGTCGGCTATGACATCGCCTTTACACGGCGGGGATCAGGGGTTCGAATCCCTTCGGGCCCACTTGAATTTTTACCATTTTCGCATGAGTCGACACGAAAAAGTTTTTCTATATGGTTGCTTATGCTTTTACCTGAAAAACGCTTCATAATCTATAATGCAGTACATATACCAACTTTTATAAGTCTCTGAGATAAACTACCGTAGTGATGCAAACTGTCGATGCGCTTACTGCAATGTGGAATGTCCTGACGAACGTCTGGTTCCTTATCTTCGCCATTATAATCATCATACCGGTCCTCCAGCGCTATTTTATAAACCTGGCCAGGAGACGGATCTTAACCCGGATCTCACGGGATCGAAAGTCCCAGGTCATCACCCTCATCCACCGGCAGGAAACGATCGCATTTTTGGGTATCCCCCTGTCGCGGTACATCGACATCGATGATAGCGAGGAGGTTTTAAGGGCCATCCGCCTGACGCCTCCGGATACGCCCATAGACCTCATCATGCATACGCCGGGCGGCATCGCGCTGGCGGCGACGCAGATCGCGCTGGCGCTGAAGGCGCATCCTGCACCGAAGAGGGTCATCGTCCCCCACTACGCTATGAGCGGCGGCACGCTCATCGCCCTGGCGGCGGACGAGATACTCATGGACCCGCACGCGGTCCTCGGGCCGGTGGACCCGCAGATGACGGACGGCATGAGCTCCTACGCGGCAGCGTCCGTTGCCAAAGCCGTTAAAGAGAAGCCCGTCGATAAGGTCAGCGATAAGACGCTGATCATGGCGGACAACGCCCAAAAAGCGCTGGATCAGATGAACAGCCTGATCCGGGAGATACTAAAAGGCAAGTGCGGCGAGGACCGGACAGCGCTCGTCCTGGAGGAGCTGGCGAGCGGCAAGTACACGCACGATTATCCCATATTCCCCGAGAGAGCGAGGGAACTCCTCGGCGACTGCGTCAGGATCGGCATACCCGGGAGCGTCTACGACCTCATGGACTTTTACAAGGCAGCGTCGGGCGCGCGCAAGCCCGGTGTCGAGTATATACCGATGGCGCCGCCGGAAAGAGAGCAGCGGCGATAAACCCTATCAGCATTAAATACCGGTCAAGATCCTCGAAAATGGATGAGCTACACAAAATTTTTTCAGCCACGAAATTACACTAAGCTGGCTCTAAGCTGCTCTAAGAATATTTAAAAATAATTTATTAACATCTTCGTGTAGCTTCAGGCCAGCTTCGAGCCGCTTCGCGGCTGAAAAAGTTTTCGAGCCGCCTTTAATCACTTCGACTTGGGCACGAACATGCGCATGGGGCACCGGGCCGTGTCATTATCATTTGGCACGACGATGCCTGTGTTGGTGCATTCG
Coding sequences within it:
- a CDS encoding SDH family Clp fold serine proteinase, producing MQTVDALTAMWNVLTNVWFLIFAIIIIIPVLQRYFINLARRRILTRISRDRKSQVITLIHRQETIAFLGIPLSRYIDIDDSEEVLRAIRLTPPDTPIDLIMHTPGGIALAATQIALALKAHPAPKRVIVPHYAMSGGTLIALAADEILMDPHAVLGPVDPQMTDGMSSYAAASVAKAVKEKPVDKVSDKTLIMADNAQKALDQMNSLIREILKGKCGEDRTALVLEELASGKYTHDYPIFPERARELLGDCVRIGIPGSVYDLMDFYKAASGARKPGVEYIPMAPPEREQRR